In Vigna radiata var. radiata cultivar VC1973A chromosome 3, Vradiata_ver6, whole genome shotgun sequence, the following proteins share a genomic window:
- the LOC106757032 gene encoding uncharacterized protein LOC106757032 produces the protein MESIDLEKLKVEELQNSLEIHEQRLLERKTAELDAIQNTNQALQAKIQKGCGTGRGRGRQGGRGGRNGGRFINNVEQTKSEISSDQKEGNHRGRGKPRGKGGRKSVERRNVQCYTCNKFGHYSSECWHNESNKKEDNNEANLVKDEMESDSDHVMLMTVASHEEIREDRKIACKEFNQQTSKELDRCEKETKCVTHVSVAEKETHAEQEMSWYLNTSSSNHMSGNRRWFLDLDTSVKSTIRFGDNSTIQAEGMGKILIKGKDGKPVYLHNVLYVPMMKCNLLSLGQLLEKGFTMKMQKRHIEVFDKKQRLIFKAPASRNRTFRVNLNTTEIQCMATTSVEEEWLWHYRFGHLNSEAYAN, from the coding sequence ATGGAAAGCATAGATTtggaaaaattgaaggttgaagaGTTACAAAACTCTCTTGAAATCCACGAACAGCGATTGCTAGAGAGAAAGACTGCAGAACTAGATGCAATACAGAACACCAATCAGGCGTTGCAAGCCAAGATTCAGAAAGGTTGTGGAACCGGCAGAGGAAGAGGTAGACAAGGTGGTCGTGGAGGCCGAAATGGAGGGAGATTCATCAATAATGTCGAACAAACCAAAAGTGAAATAAGCAGTGATCAAAAGGAAGGAAATCACAGAGGCAGAGGGAAACCCAGAGGAAAAGGAGGAAGAAAGAGTGTTGAAAGAAGAAATGTGCAGTGCTATACGTGCAACAAGTTTGGTCATTACTCCTCTGAATGCTGGCATAATGAGAGTAACAAGAAAGAAGATAACAACGAAGCCAATCTTGTAAAAGATGAGATGGAATCAGATTCAGATCACGTGATGTTAATGACAGTTGCATCGCATGAAGAAATTagagaagatagaaaaataGCATGCAAAGAATTCAATCAGCAAACAAGCAAGGAATTGGACAGGTGTGAAAAGGAAACTAAGTGTGTCACACACGTGTCTGTTGCAGAGAAAGAAACCCATGCAGAACAGGAGATGTCATGGTATCTGAATACTAGTAGTTCCAATCACATGTCAGGCAATCGAAGGTGGTTTCTTGACCTTGATACAAGTGTCAAGAGCACGATTAGATTCGGAGACAACAGCACCATTCAAGCTGAAGGGATGGGAAAAATTTTGATCAAAGGCAAAGATGGAAAACCAGTATATCTGCACAACGTTCTTTATGTGCCCATGATGAAGTGTAATCTTCTTAGTCTTGGTCAGTTACTTGAAAAGGGTTTCACAATGAAAATGCAGAAGAGACATATCGAAGTTTTTGACAAGAAACAGCGTCTGATATTCAAAGCACCAGCTTCAAGGAATCGAACGTTTAGAGTGAATTTAAATACAACGGAAATTCAATGCATGGCTACAACAAGTGTTGAAGAGGAATGGCTATGGCACTATCGGTTTGGGCATTTGAATTCAGAAGCCTATGCCAACTGA